AACGCATGGGGTTCCCCGCCAGGTTTCGTGCTTGGATTGTTGCCCTTTTAACAACAGCATCATCTCGCATCCTTCTCAATGGGCTACCCGGCCCACCGATCAAGCACGACTGCGGGTTTCGATAGGGGGACCCCATATCCCCCCTCCTCTTTGTCATTGCGGTTGACCCACTGCATAAAATCCTTGACTTGGCAACGCGGAAAGGCCTTTCTTCATTAGATTCGTGGGCGGGGGGCTATGGTGAGAACCTCTCTCTATACAAATGATGCGGCGGTCTTTGTGGCCCCTATCAAGCAGGACATTGATAACCTTGCCTCGATCTTGAGAGGCTTTGGTGAGGTTACGAGCTTCTGTTCCAACTTCCACAAAAGCTCGGTGGTGCCAATTCGGTGCAACAACCTCAACCTTGGGCACATACTTGGGAGTATGCCGGCAACTCGGACAACCTTCCCGGTGAAATACTTAGGCCTACCACTCTCGGTGTGGCAACTCAAGAAGCTCGGTGGTGCCAATTCGGTGCAACAACCTCAACCTTGGGCACATACTTGGGAGTATGCCGGCAACTCGGACAACCTTCCCGGTGAAATACTTAGGCCTACCACTCTCGGTGTGGCAACTCAAGAAGGTGGATTTCCAATATCTTGAAGACAAGGTGGCTGGCTAATTGGTTACTTGGGAGGGCCAAAACATCACAACCATTGACCACACGGCGCTAGTCAAGTCAGTATTATGCTCCCAAGAGGTGTTCTCCATTATGCCTCTCATCGTACCACCTAGCACTCTTCATAACCTAACCAAGATTCAAAGAGCTTTTCTTTGGTCTGGCGCGGACAAGACGGCGGGAGCGAAATGCATGGTCAATTGGGATATGGTTTGTAGGCCGAAGGAGTATGGTGGACTTGGGgtgcaaagtaaataaaaatagaAGGAGTATGGAGTACAAATCTAAATTATGGGAACATAGCATGCATGTCTATTTTTGTCTGTCTTTTTTTAGGGGTCAATAACTCCTTATTTGATCTCCACAAAACGTGCGAAATCCGGAGGATTTAGCAGCCAAATATGGCGTCCTGAATCAAACGAACTGGAGGCTCGTGCAGGATCGTGAGCCTGTGTGTTCATTTCCCGCTTCTCATGCCCAGGAGACATCGTCGAAATCTTCAAACTTCGTGATGTCTTgaataaggccaactccaacagtGCGAACCAAACGGAAGTCAGTTTTGATATATTTTTTTTGTCTGTTTAGATCGGCTAAAGGGGCGGCATCCGGCTGCCTCTGCTCTATACTGGCGGTGTGCCGAATCGGTCGACGCATTTCGTCCACGCGCCCAAAATGTTTTTGTAAGCTAACTATCTAAATTCAGGGCCAGCGACCATAGTTCATGCCGGCGTCCGGCGTACGTTCCATCAGCCGATATACATGCTAGCCTACAAAAAAAAATATCACAACTCATGCTAGCACACTTGCCAACGGCCGGCACATTTGCCAGCACACAATGTTGGCGTCAGTGAAAGGTTGCATCCACTCTGGGCCGTCGTCATTGCGGAGCGGCcgctctacagcggcatgaatgcgggAAGCGTCGGACGGGAACAcaagcgggcgagggagggggTTTTGGATGGGCCAGGGTAGTCAGGAGCAGGCTTGGCAGCGCTCCGGACGCTCGCAAAATACATCCCGCCCCCCTCCGCGCCACCGTTTGTCTCCGGTTTACAAAGGAAAGTGCGTCCGAACCAGCCCTGCGGACCGATATATGACCGTGTTGGATGACAGAACACGTCCGAATCGTTCGATCCGGACTTTTGCGGGCGGTTTAAGGGTCGGCACTGGGATGCCATAAGAGCTGACTCAAGTTTGTACAAGGAGAGACGAAGTATTTTGTAATATAGCTTATCTGTCTGCGGGGCATCGTTAGTGTACCAGTACCAACTTTTTGAAACTGGGTGAAAAATACACGTTTCTTCCCTAAACTCCCTGGCgcactactccctctgtttttatttagagTTGAGTGAAGTCAaatttcgtaaagtttgaccaagtttatagaaaagaaTACAAATATTTACCATAAAAAATATATATGATGCAAAAGTAcgttcaataataaatctaatgatattgatttgtaATTGTACATGTTGCTATTTTTGTCTACAAACTtcgtcaaagtttacaaagcttgactttgaccaaagttaatatgcgaagtaaataaaaacggagggagtatgatttggTCCTGCAACTCGAGAAACACTACAATATGAGAGTGTGGCGTTGCAAAGACCGGGCTCCATGGAGCCCGTTTTGCAAAAACAAACTCTAATATatttaaaagtttcaaaaaatATCAAATTTTTTCTACAAATACATATACATATTCTTAAAGTATGTATAAAATTTCATCAACTAATTTGATTATTTGCATGctacacaaaaaagaaaaaaaatctgacaTAAATACAACGAAGTAAAAATCCGCAGCTTGGCATTACTCTgtgtatttgtcttttttgtgtacatgacatatgaatatatatgttcATAAAATTTTATACGTGTATACTACAAGTATATCTGCACTTGAAAACATTTTTTCAGATTCTTTCGGGACGTGGAGAAGGTATTTTTGCTGGAAAAAAATAAAGAGTTCAATGGAGCTCGGCCTCTTCAAGCACTTTTCATACAATACGATCCATATACATGTGAATACATAACACTTTATGTGCCGCCGGCCTCCTCATCAGCCACCTGCCGCAGCTTGGCATTAACCATTaaggcctccccctccctcctccaacccTATAAATCCACGCGCACTCCATTCACTGTTCACCAAAGTCAACAAGAGCGAGTAGTGAGCGACAGAGGCCACCATCACCAAAGTCAACAAGAGTGAGTACTGAGAGATGAGGCCACCATCTCCAAAGTCAATAGGAGCGATTCGGTTTTCTATAAGTAAGCAATTGATCTTTGTTGGTCAGCTTGTTTCTGCTTAATTTATTCTCATTGTTGCGGGTATCAAACTTTTTGGCACAAGTTCGGCTGTTTTTCGTTCAAAATCCGCTCATTTTTCGTTCAAGAATTCATAGTTTAGGAGTGTGGCGTTTCGGTGCCCAGACTCATCTGCACCCGCCCAGAAAAATAATTCATATCAAATTCAAaagaaattctaaaaattccaaaaaaaattgcaTGGTAGAAAATTTATCACGTGAGGTATGCTCCAAATTGTGGATCATTGGGACttctgagtagctctcagcaaaaaagacaaaccGGGTCAGAATAGTACATGAACAGTATACATTTTTACAGAccccgaatttgtcttttttgccgagagctgctcagaaaTCCAAATCATTTGAAAATTagagcggacctcacgcatcaaattatctaccacacaaaaaagtttggatttttttgaattttttagtatttgttttgagTTTTTTCGTCAGGGCAGGTGCAACTAAGCCTGAGCTCAGAAGTGGATTACCGATAGTTTAGAGTATTCAGAGGGTATGAAAAGATGAGTGACATTGGAGCGTACTAGAGTGGTACTCGACTTATACTGAGGGCCGTCATGAGAGCCGTTACGCGCAACCAGGACGTCCATGTAGCAGTTGCTTTGCCGACAGTCACGAGTGCTTTCCGTAAAATATGCTGTTTATGCCAAAAAAAAAAAAATTCTCTTGCATTCGGCGTACAATTGTCTAAGCCGAAGGTACTCCATTTGCCGTGTATCATTTGGATCATACTCTGCTTATGCTGTTCTAAGCCAAGTATCCGATTAAATTTCACTAGGCTTATTCCAAAAGACAGGTAACTTATGATTTTCATGTAGCATGAGATGCTCCTTGGGGTATAGCTAAATAATTAAAATATGGCACAGCCTACATCAAGGTGGAGTGACACATGCTTTGCCAATGTAGTTTCTATGAAATTTAACAGGACTGCTAAATCTTAGTCTGACTGGAATTTAATAAAATCTTAGTCAATGCTATATTGGTGAGATTTTacatggtctttcttcttctttgtatgttagagcaactccaacgcggtgACCCAAACGAATGTCGATTTTGTCCGTTTGAATCGGCCGGTGCCTAACAGGGACGGACACATTATGTCAATTGACAGTCGACTAAGATCTAGCCGCACCAAATATGGCAGCACCAAATATGGCAGCTGGCGGTTACTACAACAATGCCACAATACTACTATGAGATTCCTCTAGTCTAGACAAGTGCTTCACTGATGAGTAGGACCTCCTCCTCCGTGTTTGTAGCTGCAAGGGAACAGCCTCTGCCAATCTTAAATATTGAGGCTCAGGCATGCACGTTCCAGAATTTAATCCTATCTATGGCAGCTTACTTTTGACCATTGCTCACTGCTCCCTGATACTGTACTACAAAGATCAAAATCCATGTGCTGCCTGCCCATACAATACAATGGGCAGTGTACTAGTATAGCTGATAGACGGAGAAAAACAGACCTGAAACCGTGGGAAAACGGAAGTCGATCGATGGAGGAGCTTCACAGTTATTACTTCATGTGCCGCTGGCCTCCTCATCAGCCACCTGCCGCACTCCGGCTTGGCATTAAGGCCTCCTCCTCCAACCCTATAAATCCACGCGTGCTCGGCTTACTGCTCGCACTCCATTCACGGTTCTCCGAGGTTAACAAGAGTAGAGTAGTGAGAGATAACAGGCCGCCATCACCATGGATCGGCAGCTGTTGAGGACGGTGAAGCAGGCGACCAAGAACCACGCCAGCCTCATGTACCACCGTCTGGTAAGCCACATCCCGCACCTCCTCGCCGTCACGCTGCTCGTCGCCGTGGCGCCGCAGCTGTCGACGCTGACGCCGGACAAGGCGCGGGCCCTTTGGAACACAGCGGTGAACGCTCCGGCGCTGGCCATGGCGTgctgggcggcggcgctggcggcgtacACGTACGCGTCGTCCCGCCCTCAGCCGGTGTACCTGCTGGACCTGGCCGGGTACAAGCCGCCGGCGGAGCTGGAGGCGTCGCGGGCCAAGACGATCGTGCACTTCTGGCGGTGCGGGCGGTTCAGCGAGCAGAGCATGGCGTTTCAGAAGCGGATGCTGGAGCGGTCGGGGCTGGGCGAGGCGACGCACTTCCCGATGTCGCTCATCCGGCTCCCCGTGGATATGTGCGACCGGACGGCCATGGAGGAGTCCCACGCCGTCATCTTCGGCGTGGTGGACGAGGTCCTCCGCAAGACCGGCGTGGCCGCCGGCGACGTGGGCGTGCTCATCTTCAACTCCAGCCTGCTCAGCCCGACGCCGTCCTTCACGTCGCTCATCGTCAACCGGTACAAGTTCCGCGACGACATCGTCACGCACAACCTCAGCGGCATGGGGTGCAGCGCCGGCATCATCGCCATCGACCTCGCAAAGCGCCTGCTCCAGGTACGTGCTCGTACTGTACGCGACCGAGCACATGCACGATGACTCACTCACTGACACCGACTGTCCTAGGTATTAATGCGTACAgtgagtgcatgcatgcatggccaaTGGCTGGTCCTCTTGGGCGGCCCGTATgcatgaatgcatgcatgcatgtcgttcAGATGCGTATGGAGTAAAtaagtatagtacgtacctttttCTAGGCCGGGCACATAGTACTATTTTTTCTGTGATCGACTATGACTTTAGGGAAAACGTCAATAACTAGTACTCTATAAAATAATGGACCCTTTTTGTTTGTACACTTCATTCTATTTTTGCTAAAAATAAGATGTGCGCATGCAAACCCATGTCATGCATCTCTTCATAAAATATAGGGCTTAAGCCATAATGTAAGATTGATGAAAATTTCCTTCATACTCCTGAGATGCTCTCTGGGGGTAAAATACTACGATACATTGCACATCAACGTCAAATGATTCGAATCACTTGTGCTTTGCCCATTTAATTTCTACAGAAATCAATAAATATGGCAGCTGGAGATGCCACAATATGAGATTCCTCTTAGACAAGTGCTTCACTGAGTAGGACCTCCTCCACTGTTTCTGCCAGGGAACAGCTAGCCTCTGTCTCAGTCTTAAATATTCAGGCTCAGACACGCACATGGCAGGATTTAATCCTATGCCAGCTTACTTATTGACCAttgctctctctgtctctctgatACGGCGGCCGGTCGACCAACGTCGGGTTAGGCGGTCAGCACCTTTTTAGTAAAATTATAGCTGAGAGAAAAACACTTGAAACCGGGTGAAAACGCAACCCGATCGAGGAGCCAGGCTGCCCACCATCGTTGCAGCTAGGGAGTAGGGACCAAATCGAGAGCCATGCATGCGCCCATGCCCATAAATACGACCGTGCTGGTCCATTCATGGCTAGAGATCCACAGCGTGTAGTGGGGGCCCTAGTTAATGGCGCGCAGCGCGTACTGACGTGCCAACGTTGATTATTTGCCGTGGTGTTGCAGGTACATGATTATTTGCTGTGGTGTGGTGTTGCAGGTACACCGGAACACGTACGCGCTGGTGGTGAGCACGGAGAACATCACCCTCAACGCCTACAT
Above is a window of Triticum aestivum cultivar Chinese Spring chromosome 6B, IWGSC CS RefSeq v2.1, whole genome shotgun sequence DNA encoding:
- the LOC123140104 gene encoding probable 3-ketoacyl-CoA synthase 20, producing MDRQLLRTVKQATKNHASLMYHRLVSHIPHLLAVTLLVAVAPQLSTLTPDKARALWNTAVNAPALAMACWAAALAAYTYASSRPQPVYLLDLAGYKPPAELEASRAKTIVHFWRCGRFSEQSMAFQKRMLERSGLGEATHFPMSLIRLPVDMCDRTAMEESHAVIFGVVDEVLRKTGVAAGDVGVLIFNSSLLSPTPSFTSLIVNRYKFRDDIVTHNLSGMGCSAGIIAIDLAKRLLQVHRNTYALVVSTENITLNAYMGNNRPMLVTNTLFRVGGAAILLTNRAGDRARSKYQLIHTVRTHRGAHDQSYGCVTQEEDEVGEVGVSLSKELMAVAGEALKTNITTLGPLILPMSEQLRFLATVVLKKVFRAQVKAYLPDFKLALEHFCIHAGGRGVLDELENSLKLSPWHMEPSRMTLYRFGNTSSSSLWYELAYCEAKRRIKKGDRVWQIAFGSGFKCNSAVWRALRTIDDAGESPWTQDIDVLPVDVPKVVPIDETSYQVPI